Proteins found in one Paenibacillus dendritiformis genomic segment:
- the odhB gene encoding 2-oxoglutarate dehydrogenase complex dihydrolipoyllysine-residue succinyltransferase, with protein MAEIKVPDLGESISEGTLHKWLVKVGDTVGQGDLLAELETDKVNLEISAEESGVIESILRGEGENVAVGEVIAVIGSGAGASTPAPAPAAQAAPAAEATAAEKESAPAAAPAVSAPVPAPAADSGAYHASPAARKLAREKGIDLNGVSARDPIGRIQHDDVQANAARPAAAPVAAPAAPAKPAAPASGEPADPVKPIERQRMSRRRQTIATRLVEAQQTAAMLTTFNEVDMTAILDIRKRRKDAFKEKHDVGLGFMSFFTKAVVGALKAYPLLNAEIDGQDILVKKFYDIGIAVAAKEGLVVPVVRDADRLSFAEIERSIGELASKARSNSLALSDLQGGSFTITNGGVFGSLLSTPILNAPQVGILGMHKIQLRPVAIDEERSENRPMMYIALSYDHRIVDGAEAVGFLVKVKEMLEDPETLLLEG; from the coding sequence GTGGCTGAAATCAAAGTGCCTGATCTTGGAGAATCGATATCGGAAGGAACCTTGCATAAATGGCTTGTCAAAGTAGGCGACACGGTAGGTCAAGGGGATCTGCTCGCCGAGTTGGAAACCGATAAAGTCAATCTGGAAATCAGCGCCGAAGAGAGCGGAGTCATTGAATCGATCCTGAGAGGGGAAGGCGAGAATGTCGCTGTCGGCGAAGTCATCGCCGTCATCGGCTCCGGGGCGGGAGCAAGCACTCCAGCACCAGCTCCGGCAGCTCAAGCGGCTCCGGCAGCGGAAGCGACTGCCGCCGAGAAGGAGAGCGCTCCGGCTGCAGCTCCGGCAGTGTCGGCCCCAGTGCCTGCGCCTGCCGCGGATAGCGGCGCCTACCACGCCTCTCCGGCCGCACGCAAGCTGGCGAGAGAGAAGGGCATCGACCTGAACGGCGTATCTGCGCGCGACCCGATCGGCCGCATTCAGCATGATGATGTGCAAGCGAACGCGGCCCGCCCGGCTGCAGCGCCAGTTGCGGCTCCGGCAGCGCCGGCGAAGCCTGCGGCACCAGCTTCCGGTGAGCCTGCCGATCCGGTGAAGCCGATCGAGCGCCAGCGTATGTCCCGCCGCCGCCAGACGATCGCGACCCGCCTGGTGGAGGCGCAGCAGACGGCAGCCATGCTGACGACGTTCAACGAAGTCGACATGACTGCGATTCTCGATATCCGCAAGCGGCGCAAAGACGCCTTCAAGGAAAAGCATGATGTGGGTCTCGGCTTCATGTCGTTCTTCACCAAGGCGGTCGTCGGCGCATTGAAGGCTTATCCGCTGCTGAACGCCGAGATCGACGGACAAGATATTCTCGTGAAGAAGTTCTACGATATCGGCATCGCCGTTGCGGCGAAGGAAGGCCTCGTCGTACCGGTCGTTCGCGACGCGGATCGCCTCAGCTTCGCGGAGATCGAGCGCTCCATCGGCGAACTGGCGTCGAAGGCCCGCTCCAACTCGTTGGCGCTGTCCGATCTGCAAGGCGGCTCCTTCACGATTACGAATGGCGGCGTCTTCGGTTCCCTGCTGTCGACGCCAATCTTGAACGCGCCGCAGGTCGGCATCCTCGGCATGCACAAGATTCAACTGCGTCCGGTCGCTATCGATGAAGAGCGCTCGGAGAACCGTCCGATGATGTACATCGCCCTCTCCTACGATCACCGCATCGTCGATGGCGCGGAAGCGGTCGGATTCCTGGTTAAGGTCAAGGAGATGCTGGAAGATCCGGAGACGCTGCTCCTCGAAGGATAA
- a CDS encoding 2-oxoglutarate dehydrogenase E1 component gives MSAAEVTEKERVWKDYYGPNLGYIQEQYEQYVNDPESVEANYRDLFARFGPPPASIGSQAEGAAAPVSLDGDGLNKVVSAVKLAGIIRTFGHLAADIDPLGINPPVDTRRFEPEAYGLTRADLEALPASIVLKEAPAGVRTCWDAIEHLRAVYTRSIAYEFRHVHDEEELKWLRRHTECLNSPEPLTSAERVSLLKRLIEVEQFETFLHRTFVGQKRFSIEGTDVLVPMLDELVRTSAANGTQHILMGMAHRGRLNVLAHVLGKPYGKIFSEFHHSPNKDLFPSEGSMGINYGWTGDVKYHLGADRSVTEGNTVRTKVTLANNPSHLEYVNPVVEGFSRAAQDDRSQPGYPRQDTGKAATVLMHGDAAFPGEGIVSETLNFNKLRGFQNGGTLHIIVNNRIGFTTKSEDSRSTHYASDLAKGFEIPIVHVNADDPDACIAAVRMAVEYRSVFKKDFLIDLIGYRRHGHNEMDDPEGTSPFVYSKVNQHSTAYVIYGERLKQEGLVDDAQIEQMKKDAEAVLQQAYDKMKETTDRAYRHNTGEPPSRLSGNGTAVPIEQLREINRELLEVPEGFQVYPKLQRILQRRANALDEGEKVDWALAETLAFATILAEGQPIRITGQDSERGTFSQRHLVLHDYKTGETFSPLHRIPQAKASFGIYNSPLSEASVLGYEYGYNVFAPETLVIWEAQYGDFANAAQVIFDQFIAAGRAKWNQKSNLVVLLPHGFEGQGPEHSSARLERFLQSSAEHNWTVVNLTSAAQYFHLLRRQAAIGGTDEARPLIVMAPKSLLRNPRSASPGSELSEGHFHPVWDEAMEGEQPKKVERLILATGKMAIDLQTELETSDRDHSWLHMIRVEQLYPFPQEEIAAIIGRYPALKEIVWVQEEPKNMGAWTYMEPRIREVAPKKVPVHYIGRPEHSSPASGYADVHSFEQRQIITESLHRSTKTN, from the coding sequence ATGTCGGCTGCAGAAGTTACTGAGAAGGAAAGGGTATGGAAGGATTACTATGGACCCAATCTCGGGTACATCCAGGAACAGTACGAGCAATACGTTAACGATCCCGAATCCGTCGAAGCGAATTACCGGGACCTGTTCGCCCGCTTCGGGCCGCCGCCTGCTTCAATCGGTTCCCAAGCAGAAGGAGCCGCTGCTCCGGTCTCGCTGGACGGAGACGGATTAAATAAAGTCGTCTCCGCCGTCAAGCTGGCCGGCATTATCCGCACCTTCGGCCATCTGGCGGCCGATATCGATCCATTGGGCATCAATCCGCCCGTGGATACCCGCCGCTTCGAGCCGGAGGCCTACGGCCTGACTCGCGCGGATCTGGAAGCTCTGCCTGCCTCGATCGTGCTGAAGGAGGCGCCTGCCGGCGTCCGTACCTGCTGGGATGCGATCGAGCATCTGCGCGCGGTGTACACCCGCTCCATCGCGTATGAATTCAGACATGTGCATGACGAGGAAGAATTGAAGTGGCTGCGCAGACATACGGAATGCCTCAATTCACCGGAGCCGCTTACTTCAGCCGAACGCGTCTCTCTCTTGAAACGACTGATCGAGGTGGAACAGTTCGAGACGTTCCTGCACCGCACTTTCGTCGGACAGAAGCGCTTCTCGATCGAAGGCACCGATGTTCTCGTGCCGATGCTAGACGAACTCGTCCGCACCTCCGCCGCCAACGGCACTCAGCATATCCTCATGGGCATGGCCCATCGAGGCCGGTTAAACGTGCTCGCGCACGTGCTTGGGAAGCCGTACGGCAAGATTTTCTCGGAGTTCCATCACTCTCCGAACAAGGATCTGTTCCCGTCGGAAGGCTCAATGGGCATCAACTACGGCTGGACCGGCGACGTGAAATACCATCTGGGCGCAGATCGCTCCGTAACCGAAGGCAATACCGTGCGGACCAAGGTTACGCTCGCGAACAACCCGAGCCATCTGGAATACGTCAATCCGGTCGTGGAGGGCTTCTCCCGCGCCGCCCAGGATGACCGCAGCCAGCCAGGCTATCCGCGCCAGGATACCGGGAAGGCCGCGACGGTGCTCATGCACGGCGACGCCGCCTTCCCGGGGGAAGGCATCGTCTCGGAGACGCTGAACTTCAACAAGCTCCGCGGCTTCCAGAACGGAGGCACGCTGCACATTATCGTCAATAACCGCATCGGGTTCACGACGAAGAGCGAGGATTCCCGCTCCACGCATTATGCGAGCGACCTGGCCAAAGGGTTCGAGATTCCGATCGTGCACGTGAATGCGGACGATCCGGATGCATGCATCGCGGCCGTTCGCATGGCGGTCGAATACCGGAGCGTGTTCAAGAAGGACTTCCTGATCGATCTGATCGGCTACCGCCGTCACGGCCACAACGAGATGGACGATCCGGAAGGAACGTCGCCGTTCGTGTACAGCAAGGTGAACCAGCATTCGACCGCGTATGTCATCTATGGCGAGCGGTTGAAGCAGGAAGGCTTAGTGGACGACGCGCAGATCGAGCAGATGAAGAAGGATGCCGAAGCCGTCCTGCAGCAGGCGTATGACAAGATGAAGGAGACGACCGACCGGGCGTACCGCCACAACACGGGCGAGCCGCCAAGCCGCTTGTCCGGCAACGGCACCGCCGTGCCGATCGAGCAGCTGCGGGAGATCAACCGCGAGCTGCTGGAGGTGCCGGAGGGCTTCCAGGTCTATCCGAAGCTGCAGCGTATTTTGCAGCGCCGGGCCAACGCGCTCGATGAGGGCGAAAAGGTCGACTGGGCGCTCGCCGAGACGCTGGCGTTCGCGACGATCCTGGCGGAAGGGCAGCCGATCCGCATCACCGGGCAAGATTCCGAGCGGGGCACCTTCTCACAGCGCCATCTCGTGCTGCATGACTATAAGACGGGCGAGACGTTCTCGCCGCTGCACCGCATACCGCAGGCGAAGGCCTCCTTCGGTATCTATAACAGTCCGTTGTCCGAAGCGTCTGTACTCGGATATGAATACGGCTATAACGTATTCGCGCCAGAGACGCTCGTTATCTGGGAAGCGCAATACGGCGACTTCGCCAATGCGGCGCAAGTCATTTTCGACCAGTTCATCGCTGCCGGCCGGGCGAAATGGAACCAGAAGTCCAATCTCGTCGTCCTGCTGCCGCACGGCTTCGAAGGCCAAGGTCCGGAGCATTCCAGCGCCCGCCTGGAGCGGTTCCTGCAATCGTCCGCAGAGCATAACTGGACGGTTGTCAATCTGACCAGCGCGGCGCAATACTTCCATCTGCTGCGCCGCCAGGCCGCGATCGGCGGTACCGATGAAGCGCGTCCGCTCATCGTCATGGCGCCGAAGAGCCTGCTGCGGAACCCGCGGAGCGCATCCCCGGGCAGCGAGCTCAGCGAAGGGCACTTCCATCCGGTATGGGATGAAGCCATGGAAGGGGAGCAGCCGAAGAAGGTGGAGCGCCTCATTCTGGCCACCGGCAAGATGGCGATCGATCTGCAGACTGAACTGGAGACGTCGGATCGGGATCACTCCTGGCTGCATATGATCCGCGTCGAACAGCTGTATCCGTTCCCGCAGGAAGAGATTGCGGCTATTATCGGACGCTATCCGGCCCTGAAGGAGATCGTCTGGGTACAGGAAGAACCGAAAAATATGGGCGCCTGGACGTATATGGAGCCGCGGATTCGCGAAGTGGCTCCGAAGAAGGTGCCTGTCCACTATATCGGACGTCCGGAGCATTCCAGCCCGGCGAGCGGGTATGCGGATGTCCATAGCTTCGAACAACGGCAAATCATTACGGAATCGTTGCATCGCTCGACAAAAACTAATTAA